The sequence TATGAGTCATGATTTGTCAGAATTACAAACTCCAACACTGAGTGTCTTTGTGATGGTTTATAATCACGAAAAATTCTTGAATCAATGTCTTGACGGCATTCTTATGCAAAAATGTAATTTTAGCTTTGATATCGTGGTAGGTGAAGATTGTTCTTCTGATAATTCGAGAGAAATCTTAATAAATTATCAAAAAAATCATCCAGGAAAATTTAAACTACTATTACATAAAACAAATATTGGTGCTAATAAGAATCAGGAGCAGGTATTAGATAATTGTACTGGGAGATATATTGCGATATGCGAAGGCGACGATTATTGGACAGACCCTTTAAAACTCCAAAAACAAGTTGATTTTTTAGAAAATAATCCTGAATATGTTTTATGTTTCCATGATATAAAGATTCTTAAGAGTGACGGAGAAATCGCTGATGATTTTATCACAACATTACCGGACCAGTACGAGGAAAGATTAACGCTTGCAAAAAAGCTGAATTATATCCATACTCCTTCGGTAGTATTTAGAAACATTCTCAAGGACGAGCTCAATACGATTGAATTTTACAAAAGCCCGATAGGTGATTTTTTCATATATATGGTTCTTACGAAATATGGAAAAATGGGTCATATCCCTGAGACAATGGCTGTCTATCGATATGGAGTTGGCATGTTTAGCTCTCTAAGCGCTTTAAAAAGTATTAAGGCAAATTTATTGTTATTTACAAATCTTTACTCTTTTGAAAAAGATGCAGAAATTAAAGAAATATTCTTTGAGCATATTCAATCATGTATAGCACAGATTGATAATGAATTTGGAAAATTACAATTTGAAAACTCAAAATTTAACGAAATCCTTTCTTCCAAAAGATATAGGTTTTTAAAAAAACATTATCCTATTTTGGTATTACTATATAAAATCGATCACTTGTTCCTTTCGAATAACATTATATTACGAAAATGAATTCTTCAAAAACAATAGACCGAAGCAATAATTTTGATCTTTTACGTCTGGTATTAGCATCATTTGTTATTATTTCTCACTCCTACCCTCTTACAAAAAACAAAGAAATCCTTGGCTCTCTCACTAATGGGCAGGTTGATTTTGGAGGCTTAGCAGTTAACAGCTTCTTTGCATTGAGCGGATACTTTATATTTTTAAGCCTGCAAAGGAGTAAAACTATTTCGAACTACATCTGGAAGAGAATTTTGAGGCTTTATCCTGCACTTATTGTATTATTTATCTTTACTTTAGTAGTGATTCCATTTGTGTATGTCGGAACCCAATTGACTTCAACATTAAAAGATTATTGGCACTATGCTGTAAACGGTTTGTCTCTTTTTAAGGTAAGCTACACAATAAAAGGTGTCTTTGAAAATAATCCTTATAAAGGAGCAATTAATGGAAGTCTATGGACGCTTGCTTACGAATTTACGATGTACATGGCATTGCTTTCCCTCTTTTTTGTAAGAAAAAAGAAAATATCTTACATTCTTTTGTTTATTGCTTTTTTAGCGTCTTATTATCTTTATTTGTTCAAACCACAGCTCTTCCAAAAAATGTTCATCTCTATTTATTTAGACACAGCGCAGCTATATCGTCTTGCTACCTATTTTTTGTGTGGAAGCCTGATCACTCTTTTTGATTTAAAAAGAATCAATACAATTTATTCCAGAATCGGATTGCTGGTATTGATAGTTATTTCGTTACTATTTAATTTTTATTTAGTAATTGCACCAATTGCTTTACCTTTTTTGGTAATCTTTATAGGAATTCTCAGTACAAAATATATCAATGGAGTAGGTGAAAAATTTGGTGATATTTCATACGGCGTTTACATCTACGGATTTATTGTACAGCAAATTCTGATGCATTTTTTTAATCTCAGCCCTTTGTCGCTGATGATAATAAGTTTAACTTTCACTTATATATTGGCCTATCTATCATGGCATTTTGTTGAAGAAAAAATGCTGAAATACAAAGATCTTGTAAAATAATATGAGTACCCTTGCCATCATCATCCCCTACTATAAGATAGATTTTTTTGAAAAGACAATCCAATCTGTGGCATTGCAGACAAACAAAAATTTTGTTCTGTACATAGGTAATGATAAAAGTCCTCATGATCCGCTTCCGATTATCAATAAATATTTTGCAGATGAAGACTTTCATTATTTCAATTATGAAAAAAATGTGGGTGGTAAGAATCTCGCATTGCAGTGGGAAAGAATTTTAGGTAATGTAAAAGAAGATTGGTTTCAGATATTGGGTGACGACGATGTAATTCCAGAAAATTTTATTGAGGAATGCTATAAGTCAATAACAGACTGCGAAGACAAAAATATCAAAGTCATCAAATTCACACACGATTGGATTGATGAAAATGACAGTTTAATACAATCACATAATTTAAATACCAAAACAATTTCTTCTGTCGATTTGATTCTCCGCAAACACCAAGGCCTGGTGTATAGTAGCTTATCTGAAAACATTTTTAAAACCAGTCAGTTTCGCAAATATAAATTTGAAAAAATCCCACTAGCATGGGGAAGCGATGATTTGGCTATACTGAGATTTTCAGATTATGGCAATATATACTATAATATGTCTGCAAATGTATTGGTAAGAGTTTTTTCCGGAAGTATTTCCGGGTCTGTAGAGATGCAGAAAGATAAAGAACTTGCCTTTATAAGATATTTAGAGAGATTAATTATCAATCATTCCTTGTTTTTTCCAAAACCTTTTATTGATAAGTTGATTGATGATTATTTAATGTTTTGTCATCTCAATAAACAGACCGCAAATTACGGTATCGCCAAAACCGTACTTAGAAATCAAGGTTTTGAGTCTTTTCTAAAAACTATAAAGAAAATTTATTATATAAATATATTGGGTAAAAATAAAAAGGTCTGAATTTTTAATTTTGAAATTTACAAAGATCACTATCCATTAATTTGTGGCGTTTATATTTTCTCTCAAATCCAAAGACATATACCACTTATATAAGCCCGTGTACCCACTGATAATGGTATCCACTTCGCTTTTATAGCTTGCATAAGAAAATTTTTGCTCACACCATAACAAATCCTAAATTCTGACAGATTAAAACCTCATAACAGACACATTGAGTACGAGTTTTTTAATATCTTTGCCTTTGAAAAACACGGTATGAACCAACCCCTTATCTCTATCATCGTTCCCTGCTACAATCAGGCTCAGTATTTAGATGAATGTCTGCAGTCTGCACTTGATCAAACCTACCAAAACTGGGAGTGCATCATTGTAAACGATGGTTCTCCCGACAATACTGAGGAAGTCGCAAAAAGATGGGTAGAAAAGGATGCTCGCTTTAAATATTTCAAAACAAAAAACGGCGGCGTTTCGGCAGCAAGAAATTACGGAATCGATAAGGCTGTAGGAGAATGGATATTGCCTTTAGACGGTGATGATAAGATAGGAAATTTGTATATGGAAGCAGCCATTACATACATGAATTCTGACTTTGAAGTTATCTATTGTAACGCCGAATTCTTCGGCACAGAAAACAGTGTTTGGAATTTATCTGATTACAGTTTTAAGGAAATCTTAAAACATAACCTCATTTTCTGCAGTGCTTTTTACAAAAAATCTTCCTTTGTCAAAACCGGTGGTTACGATATAACAATGCTAAAGGGGTATGAAGACTGGGAATTCTGGATTAATTTAATGAACTCAGGTACAAAAGTTATCAAATTAGATTATGTAGGTTTCTTTTACAGAAGAAAAGAAATATCCAGAGACACAATCATCAATGGTGATAGTATAAATT comes from Chryseobacterium sp. 3008163 and encodes:
- a CDS encoding acyltransferase family protein, which produces MNSSKTIDRSNNFDLLRLVLASFVIISHSYPLTKNKEILGSLTNGQVDFGGLAVNSFFALSGYFIFLSLQRSKTISNYIWKRILRLYPALIVLFIFTLVVIPFVYVGTQLTSTLKDYWHYAVNGLSLFKVSYTIKGVFENNPYKGAINGSLWTLAYEFTMYMALLSLFFVRKKKISYILLFIAFLASYYLYLFKPQLFQKMFISIYLDTAQLYRLATYFLCGSLITLFDLKRINTIYSRIGLLVLIVISLLFNFYLVIAPIALPFLVIFIGILSTKYINGVGEKFGDISYGVYIYGFIVQQILMHFFNLSPLSLMIISLTFTYILAYLSWHFVEEKMLKYKDLVK
- a CDS encoding glycosyltransferase family A protein → MSTLAIIIPYYKIDFFEKTIQSVALQTNKNFVLYIGNDKSPHDPLPIINKYFADEDFHYFNYEKNVGGKNLALQWERILGNVKEDWFQILGDDDVIPENFIEECYKSITDCEDKNIKVIKFTHDWIDENDSLIQSHNLNTKTISSVDLILRKHQGLVYSSLSENIFKTSQFRKYKFEKIPLAWGSDDLAILRFSDYGNIYYNMSANVLVRVFSGSISGSVEMQKDKELAFIRYLERLIINHSLFFPKPFIDKLIDDYLMFCHLNKQTANYGIAKTVLRNQGFESFLKTIKKIYYINILGKNKKV
- a CDS encoding GNAT family N-acetyltransferase, producing the protein MYNLLIRPLEIEDAKISWKWRNDPEVWKFTGSKPNIEISPEIELQWLQKVINEESSKRFAIVVNEKYIGNIQLTNITKNSAVFHIFIGDKDYWGKGISSLATYQLLYFAKTVLKLKTVELEVNLSHIAAIKSYESTGFKKVSQNEQIICMSHDLSELQTPTLSVFVMVYNHEKFLNQCLDGILMQKCNFSFDIVVGEDCSSDNSREILINYQKNHPGKFKLLLHKTNIGANKNQEQVLDNCTGRYIAICEGDDYWTDPLKLQKQVDFLENNPEYVLCFHDIKILKSDGEIADDFITTLPDQYEERLTLAKKLNYIHTPSVVFRNILKDELNTIEFYKSPIGDFFIYMVLTKYGKMGHIPETMAVYRYGVGMFSSLSALKSIKANLLLFTNLYSFEKDAEIKEIFFEHIQSCIAQIDNEFGKLQFENSKFNEILSSKRYRFLKKHYPILVLLYKIDHLFLSNNIILRK
- a CDS encoding glycosyltransferase family 2 protein; this encodes MNQPLISIIVPCYNQAQYLDECLQSALDQTYQNWECIIVNDGSPDNTEEVAKRWVEKDARFKYFKTKNGGVSAARNYGIDKAVGEWILPLDGDDKIGNLYMEAAITYMNSDFEVIYCNAEFFGTENSVWNLSDYSFKEILKHNLIFCSAFYKKSSFVKTGGYDITMLKGYEDWEFWINLMNSGTKVIKLDYVGFFYRRKEISRDTIINGDSINFKKILNYIYKKHYTKYLEQYGNFFEMQKEINELKEENRNLEHHNTRLLKLADESFLQKIKRKIFKQNI